In one Lolium rigidum isolate FL_2022 chromosome 3, APGP_CSIRO_Lrig_0.1, whole genome shotgun sequence genomic region, the following are encoded:
- the LOC124699265 gene encoding protein DETOXIFICATION 19-like isoform X2 — protein sequence MVLTNMFYYAVPLFSVMFSGHLGVVHLAGATLGNSWATVTGYAFVTGMSGALETLCGQAYGARLYRMLGLYLQSSLIMSAVVSVLISALWLFTEPLLLFLRQDPEVSVAAAVFVRYQIPGLFAFSFMQCLLRYLQTQSVVLPLVICSGVPFALHVALNHLLVNVLGLGLAGASASISATFWFSCLLLLGYVMWSREFDETWKGFSVDAFSYVLPTIRLATPSAIMVCLEWWAFELLVLIAGLLPDSTVSTSLIAMCASTEAIAYMITYGFSAAVSTRVSNEIGAGNIVRAKNAVAVTLKLSVFLGLSFILLLGFGQGLWASLFSGSSVIAAEFAAITPFMMMSIVLDSAQGILSGVARGCGWQHLAAMTNLVAFYFVGMPLAILFAFRLNFNTRGLWLGLICGLTCQTSTLVVITIRTKWSKIVDAMQQEKVNYVA from the exons ATGGTCCTCACCAACATGTTCTACTACGCCGTCCCGCTCTTCTCCGTGATGTTCTCCGGCCACCTCGGCGTCGTCCACCTCGCCGGCGCCACGCTCGGCAACTCCTGGGCCACCGTCACCGGCTACGCCTTCGTG ACCGGCATGAGTGGCGCCCTGGAGACGCTGTGCGGGCAGGCCTACGGCGCCCGGCTGTACCGCATGCTGGGCCTATACCTGCAGTCGTCGCTGATCATGTCCGCGGTGGTGTCCGTGCTCATCTCCGCCCTGTGGCTGTTCACGGAGCCGCTGCTGCTGTTCCTTCGTCAGGACCCCGAGGTGTCCGTCGCCGCAGCGGTGTTCGTCCGGTACCAGATCCCGGGCCTGTTCGCCTTCTCCTTCATGCAGTGCTTGCTGCGGTATCTGCAGACGCAGTCCGTCGTCCTGCCGCTCGTGATCTGCTCCGGGGTGCCCTTCGCGCTCCACGTCGCGCTGAACCACCTGCTAGTGAACGTGCTCGGCCTGGGCCTCGCCGGCGCGTCCGCCTCCATCTCCGCCACGTTCTGGTTCTCCTGCCTGCTGCTGCTCGGGTACGTGATGTGGTCCAGGGAGTTCGACGAGACGTGGAAGGGCTTCTCCGTCGACGCGTTCAGCTACGTGCTGCCGACCATCAGGCTCGCAACGCCCTCCGCCATCATGGTCTG CTTGGAGTGGTGGGCGTTTGAGCTCTTGGTGCTGATTGCTGGCCTGCTGCCGGATTCCACGGTGAGCACGTCGTTGATCGCCATGTG CGCGAGCACGGAGGCCATTGCCTACATGATCACCTACGGGTTCAGTGCCGCTGTGAG CACGAGGGTATCGAATGAGATCGGTGCCGGGAACATAGTCAGGGCGAAGAACGCCGTGGCGGTGACGTTGAAGCTGTCTGTGTTCCTCGGTCTCTCCTTCATCCTGCTGCTGGGCTTTGGCCAAGGCCTCTGGGCGAGCCTCTTCAGCGGGAGCTCGGTGATTGCGGCAGAGTTTGCGGCCATCACCCCGTTCATGATGATGTCCATCGTGCTCGACTCCGCCCAGGGCATCCTTTCAG GGGTGGCGAGGGGCTGCGGATGGCAGCACCTGGCGGCGATGACGAACCTGGTGGCGTTCTACTTCGTCGGCATGCCGCTGGCCATCCTCTTCGCCTTCAGGCTCAACTTCAACACCAGG GGCTTATGGTTGGGTCTGATCTGCGGGCTGACGTGCCAGACAAGCACGCTGGTGGTGATCACCATCCGCACCAAATGGTCCAAGATCGTGGACGCTATGCAACAAGAGAAGGTCAACTATGTCGCTTGA
- the LOC124699265 gene encoding protein DETOXIFICATION 19-like isoform X3: MSGALETLCGQAYGARLYRMLGLYLQSSLIMSAVVSVLISALWLFTEPLLLFLRQDPEVSVAAAVFVRYQIPGLFAFSFMQCLLRYLQTQSVVLPLVICSGVPFALHVALNHLLVNVLGLGLAGASASISATFWFSCLLLLGYVMWSREFDETWKGFSVDAFSYVLPTIRLATPSAIMVCLEWWAFELLVLIAGLLPDSTVSTSLIAMCASTEAIAYMITYGFSAAVSTRVSNEIGAGNIVRAKNAVAVTLKLSVFLGLSFILLLGFGQGLWASLFSGSSVIAAEFAAITPFMMMSIVLDSAQGILSGVARGCGWQHLAAMTNLVAFYFVGMPLAILFAFRLNFNTRGLWLGLICGLTCQTSTLVVITIRTKWSKIVDAMQQEKVNYVA, translated from the exons ATGAGTGGCGCCCTGGAGACGCTGTGCGGGCAGGCCTACGGCGCCCGGCTGTACCGCATGCTGGGCCTATACCTGCAGTCGTCGCTGATCATGTCCGCGGTGGTGTCCGTGCTCATCTCCGCCCTGTGGCTGTTCACGGAGCCGCTGCTGCTGTTCCTTCGTCAGGACCCCGAGGTGTCCGTCGCCGCAGCGGTGTTCGTCCGGTACCAGATCCCGGGCCTGTTCGCCTTCTCCTTCATGCAGTGCTTGCTGCGGTATCTGCAGACGCAGTCCGTCGTCCTGCCGCTCGTGATCTGCTCCGGGGTGCCCTTCGCGCTCCACGTCGCGCTGAACCACCTGCTAGTGAACGTGCTCGGCCTGGGCCTCGCCGGCGCGTCCGCCTCCATCTCCGCCACGTTCTGGTTCTCCTGCCTGCTGCTGCTCGGGTACGTGATGTGGTCCAGGGAGTTCGACGAGACGTGGAAGGGCTTCTCCGTCGACGCGTTCAGCTACGTGCTGCCGACCATCAGGCTCGCAACGCCCTCCGCCATCATGGTCTG CTTGGAGTGGTGGGCGTTTGAGCTCTTGGTGCTGATTGCTGGCCTGCTGCCGGATTCCACGGTGAGCACGTCGTTGATCGCCATGTG CGCGAGCACGGAGGCCATTGCCTACATGATCACCTACGGGTTCAGTGCCGCTGTGAG CACGAGGGTATCGAATGAGATCGGTGCCGGGAACATAGTCAGGGCGAAGAACGCCGTGGCGGTGACGTTGAAGCTGTCTGTGTTCCTCGGTCTCTCCTTCATCCTGCTGCTGGGCTTTGGCCAAGGCCTCTGGGCGAGCCTCTTCAGCGGGAGCTCGGTGATTGCGGCAGAGTTTGCGGCCATCACCCCGTTCATGATGATGTCCATCGTGCTCGACTCCGCCCAGGGCATCCTTTCAG GGGTGGCGAGGGGCTGCGGATGGCAGCACCTGGCGGCGATGACGAACCTGGTGGCGTTCTACTTCGTCGGCATGCCGCTGGCCATCCTCTTCGCCTTCAGGCTCAACTTCAACACCAGG GGCTTATGGTTGGGTCTGATCTGCGGGCTGACGTGCCAGACAAGCACGCTGGTGGTGATCACCATCCGCACCAAATGGTCCAAGATCGTGGACGCTATGCAACAAGAGAAGGTCAACTATGTCGCTTGA
- the LOC124699265 gene encoding protein DETOXIFICATION 19-like isoform X1, whose amino-acid sequence MSSAPLLGASVGGKGGEATARSPPAWLRRAIDTEEAWAQLQFAVPMVLTNMFYYAVPLVSVMFSSHLGVVHLAGATLGNSWATVTGYASVTGMSGALETLCGQAYGARLYRMLGLYLQSSLIMSAVVSVLISALWLFTEPLLLFLRQDPEVSVAAAVFVRYQIPGLFAFSFMQCLLRYLQTQSVVLPLVICSGVPFALHVALNHLLVNVLGLGLAGASASISATFWFSCLLLLGYVMWSREFDETWKGFSVDAFSYVLPTIRLATPSAIMVCLEWWAFELLVLIAGLLPDSTVSTSLIAMCASTEAIAYMITYGFSAAVSTRVSNEIGAGNIVRAKNAVAVTLKLSVFLGLSFILLLGFGQGLWASLFSGSSVIAAEFAAITPFMMMSIVLDSAQGILSGVARGCGWQHLAAMTNLVAFYFVGMPLAILFAFRLNFNTRGLWLGLICGLTCQTSTLVVITIRTKWSKIVDAMQQEKVNYVA is encoded by the exons ATGTCTTCAGCCCCGCTGCTCGGCGCCTCCGTCGGCGGCAAGGGCGGCGAGGCGACGGCGCGGTCGCCGCCGGCATGGCTGCGGCGCGCGATCGACACGGAGGAAGCGTGGGCGCAGCTGCAGTTCGCGGTGCCGATGGTCCTCACCAACATGTTCTACTACGCCGTCCCGCTCGTCTCCGTGATGTTCTCCAGCCACCTCGGCGTCGTCCACCTCGCCGGCGCCACGCTCGGCAACTCCTGGGCCACCGTCACCGGCTACGCCTCCGTG ACCGGCATGAGTGGCGCCCTGGAGACGCTGTGCGGGCAGGCCTACGGCGCCCGGCTGTACCGCATGCTGGGCCTATACCTGCAGTCGTCGCTGATCATGTCCGCGGTGGTGTCCGTGCTCATCTCCGCCCTGTGGCTGTTCACGGAGCCGCTGCTGCTGTTCCTTCGTCAGGACCCCGAGGTGTCCGTCGCCGCAGCGGTGTTCGTCCGGTACCAGATCCCGGGCCTGTTCGCCTTCTCCTTCATGCAGTGCTTGCTGCGGTATCTGCAGACGCAGTCCGTCGTCCTGCCGCTCGTGATCTGCTCCGGGGTGCCCTTCGCGCTCCACGTCGCGCTGAACCACCTGCTAGTGAACGTGCTCGGCCTGGGCCTCGCCGGCGCGTCCGCCTCCATCTCCGCCACGTTCTGGTTCTCCTGCCTGCTGCTGCTCGGGTACGTGATGTGGTCCAGGGAGTTCGACGAGACGTGGAAGGGCTTCTCCGTCGACGCGTTCAGCTACGTGCTGCCGACCATCAGGCTCGCAACGCCCTCCGCCATCATGGTCTG CTTGGAGTGGTGGGCGTTTGAGCTCTTGGTGCTGATTGCTGGCCTGCTGCCGGATTCCACGGTGAGCACGTCGTTGATCGCCATGTG CGCGAGCACGGAGGCCATTGCCTACATGATCACCTACGGGTTCAGTGCCGCTGTGAG CACGAGGGTATCGAATGAGATCGGTGCCGGGAACATAGTCAGGGCGAAGAACGCCGTGGCGGTGACGTTGAAGCTGTCTGTGTTCCTCGGTCTCTCCTTCATCCTGCTGCTGGGCTTTGGCCAAGGCCTCTGGGCGAGCCTCTTCAGCGGGAGCTCGGTGATTGCGGCAGAGTTTGCGGCCATCACCCCGTTCATGATGATGTCCATCGTGCTCGACTCCGCCCAGGGCATCCTTTCAG GGGTGGCGAGGGGCTGCGGATGGCAGCACCTGGCGGCGATGACGAACCTGGTGGCGTTCTACTTCGTCGGCATGCCGCTGGCCATCCTCTTCGCCTTCAGGCTCAACTTCAACACCAGG GGCTTATGGTTGGGTCTGATCTGCGGGCTGACGTGCCAGACAAGCACGCTGGTGGTGATCACCATCCGCACCAAATGGTCCAAGATCGTGGACGCTATGCAACAAGAGAAGGTCAACTATGTCGCTTGA